The Vitis vinifera cultivar Pinot Noir 40024 chromosome 7, ASM3070453v1 genomic interval TAACAGTTTCCCCATTCTCCATTAGTGAATAACTGGGGTGAAGTTCATATAAGTCCCACAAAACCAACATTTGGCATGACAATCTATACCATAAGCTGAAGTTCTGGAGAGAGAAAAATTCATCATTTGATCATTACCAGGATCTTAGTCAGATTTTGAACGGTTAAAAATGTCTTCAGCACTGGAATTTTTGTAGAACTACCATTAATACAGTttagatttgaaatttttgaacaaTATCGCTAGGAGAATCAATAGAAGATTCAAGAATCACAATGCCACAAGCATGCATGTAGGTCAGAATTTCTGCAATCATGTATATGTTTGTATTCACCCCATATTCTGTGACTTTAATTGAATTACCTGGAGGAACCATTTGTAGAGCTGTCTGCAATTCATGTCGATCTCGGTTTGCACCATTATGCGAGGAATAGATAACCCTCATGTATGCCACCTCCACGCACTTGTAGGCTAGAGCAGCAGCAGCCATGTCTTTGTTTTTCTCATATTCATGAGCACAATACCTGCAAGTTTAAATTGGATTAGTAACAAGATATGGATATGGAACCATACAAGGTAATTCCAATTTCCACAAGAAGAAACTATCTATAAATGACTAGCCAATTCGTAGCATAGAAACAGTTGGGTATCGCCTACCAGCAGTTATCACATCAGGCCTTTAACCCATAAGTAGAAATAAACTAAAAGACAAGAAGgcagaaaataataagaaggaTAAATCGCCACAAAGGTCTCAGTACACAGACAAACAACCCCATATCCCAGaaacaatttattaataatttgttCACAGTGCTGTGGAACATTACCATACTGAGAACCCAGTGAGTAAACCAGTTGGGGAAAAGCAACAAAGAGATGAATCAGATGAAAAGACTCATAATAAGTTTCACATGAGTCCCCAAGGGAAGaataagaacaagaaaacaATCCGGTCAAATATATATCAGTACATTCCTGTAAACAGTAACATAGGTAGTAATAACACTAATAATAGTAGTATTAGTAGCAGTAATAAGAGACTATGTATGCTATGCAAAAAGGCAAAACAATAAAGCCAAAAGATTAAAATTGTGGTTCCATGGAACCCAACAGTTTAGCTTTGATGAAACTCATCAAAAAGGTTGCATGATAAAAACCAATTAAACTTGTTTAGCTGATGGTAAGTGATTCCACATAATATTTCTCCATTCATGGAGACAGAAATCCATGCCCCTGGTTAGATAATCCAGTGAAAAGGATGGGTTTTGATAGATTTGCAACCACTTAGGAATCATAAAGTAGGGAAGCTAAAAAATTTAGAGTCAAATTTGTGGAAAACCATGCAAGGTGGAATGGCATCAAGGTCTTTTAAGCCCAAAATTCCAGTTAAAATAAAGGCATACTTCTAGTGTCTGATTTGTACCTTTGGCTGTTCAATGGTGATCATTAATAAATTGCAAGCTCAACAAAATACCTTAAATAGGAGGATAACAAGTAAAAACTCCCAGTCCTTCAAAGCAAATCAGAATGTAAAAGCATGTcccacaaaaaagaaaaaaaaaaagtgtcctTCAAAGAGCTTTAGTTTCTACTTACTCGCATAACTTTGCAGTGCTACTGTACATTTGCATCGATTGAATCATCTCATGTTTAGCATTCTCACTGTTGCTGGATTCTAATAGAGAGGCTCCATGAAGAAACTTCAGGGCAGCCTGGAAATAAAACCCCATGCTCTCAAGATTCGAACCAGAATGCTGCCAAAGACAACAAAATTGTGCCAAGAGTTAGGATGAAAATAATAGCAAGATAACAACTAGCATCACACCAAGAGTAAAATGAATCTAAGAACCTTGAGTCGATCAGCCAGGTGTTTAAGATCCTTGGCTTCTTTCACAGCATTGGTAGCAGCCTGGCTAGACGAATCCCTTCTAACTGGACTTGGGGCATCAGGGTCCCGGATTCTGTGCCCATTAGGTGTGGGATGTCTAGAACTAGTGTGCAGAGATCCATTCTGGTTATCAGTCTTCCTAATCTGTTTTGATACCTTCAACGCCTCATCACCTTCAGAAGCATCAACTGACAAATTGTCTGCTCCATTTCCTTTGTGTGATCCTGGAGTTGGTCGGGAGCCATGAGCCAACATCTCATTTTGAGCTCCAGAGGGTGGTAATGGTAGTAACTTCCCTCTCCCAGAGACTATTTCCACTCTATCAGTTTTTTCAGAAAGGATCCTCTTTGAGGTCCTTTCACCATCACACTCCTGCAGCAGATCCTGTTTTGGAGTGGACATTTCATCCTGGCCGCAGGTAGCCTCCACTTTAACATCATGACTATCATGCCCTCCAAATTTCGCATGATTATCCTTTTTACTAGTCTCAGTTGAAAATTTTCCAGCAGAATCTTTCTTACTAACAGGATTTTTCTCAACCCTATCAGATTTGCTCCCAAACTTCTCCTGAAACTTGTTTTTTGCATCCCTTGGTTTTTCTTCATAGGAAGGCATGTGATTCTGGGATTCATTAAAAGAATCAGAGATCTTGATCTTATCCTCATCACACGTAGATTTAAAACTTCGGTTCTTGTCCTTGGATCGTGAAGAGGACCCTTTTCCTGACTTCTTAGGACGAGACCCATTAGCACGGTAATGGTTGTTGTCTTTTCTCTCTTCATTGCGACCTCGATCTGAAGCCTGTGGTTCACTAGGATAACGAGGAACTTGGCCCAAGGTATCAGCTCCAGCATCCAGAAAATGGCGATTTGTGAATTCTGGAGAAGGGACAGGCTGAACTTGTACTTTACTACCTGACAAGTGACTAAAATCCCTCTCTTGGAAATCAAGTACAGAGGAGTCCAGTGATCCACGATGAGTGACAGTGAAAATTTTGTTCTTCCTCATTGCTCCAGATCGCTCACTCCCACCATCATCTTCACCATCTGAGCATCTTCTTGGACTCATGGCAAAAAAACCAACATCCCGAGAATCATCTTTCCCCATGAGGTTCCGTCTCACAGATGTGTGCTTCTCTGGATTTGAAATCCTTAGTGGTGATGAAGAAACAGATTCCACTGGTGAACCTCTCACTTCCTGGAAGTTGGTTTTGGTTTTATGGGAGCCAGAAACCTTAGAAGAGCTTGAAGTAGCTGCCACAGCGACCGAAGGCTGTACAGAACCCAAATCCCTTTTCAAAGAATCCACACCATCCAAGCTCCGCTGAGACAGAACACTGCCAAGATCTTGACCCTGCTGCTGGGTCCTCATACTACTGACTTTTTTATCTGTTCTACCACTGGATTTACTTGCAATAAACTCTTTCCCCTCAGACTTAGATACCCttgctttcttttcctttctgtgGTCACTCTCGCTGAACTCCTCTTTTACAAAAGCTCCACTGTCCTCGAGATGATGTCCTGTGCTTGGGAGGGAACTGGAATAAATTTCAGTATCTTGACACTCCTTCACTTTCCTCTTTTTTGCAACAATATCTCTACTGTCATACTTTCCCACATTCAGTGACCCATCATCTGAGGAAACCCGGACTTGTTCTTTTGGTTTTCTAACAGTAACTTGTATGTTGTCCTTTGCTTCGTACTTTGTGTCCTTAGAAGAAGTGCGTTCACTGTGTTTGAAGTGATTGTTTGACACCACGTTAGCTGGCAAACCATTGCTTGAGCTCAGATGCACCTTTCCATTGGTTCCACCATGGTCAGATGTCCAATCCTCATCAGTAGAATGCATACCCTCTATCTTGATTTTCTTAGAGGCTCTAACACAATCTTGATCAGTTCCgcttttgtttttcatctttgaGTTCTTGGTATCACCTGTTGAGatgtaaaagaaaaaggcaTTAGATATTTCCTAATTAGGAGTTCCACAAGCACAAGAAAATGTCAGGTTGAAAAACAATACCTCCATCAGAATAGCATTCAAGTGGTTTGTGCTTCTCTTTCTGCTTAAGTCTCTGTTTCTCCAAAGCTAAGTCACTAGACTTGCTCAGATGCTGAAAATCAAGTTCATTCGCTAGAGGAGACTGGTTCACATCGTTTAAACTTCTGCTTTTAACAGATGTCTGCAGGTTCTTCCTCAGAGAGTTTGAAAACTGTGTGGGGCCATCATGGTTGGTTGCATTTGATATTTCCTTTGATCCATGCTTCCTCTTTCCACTACTAAGCATGGTATTGGAACCAAGGATTTGGTGATTTTGTTCGGGGTGCCCAATGCCAGCCAGGGTTACTCCTGATACAACACTATCAGCACGACTCTGCAGATTATGTTGACTCTCAGGAGCAGGGGCTTGGTAAAGTGCAATAAGAGCTTTTGTTGTCTCCTCTTCACTGATACTACAACGATTCATTCCAGGCCTAAACATGTTCAAACAGTGAAGAAATCAAGCATCTAACCGAGAGAGACATAGGAATACCAATTTTTAAAGTTCACTacaatttatctttttaactATAGCTGATGTATTCACTTAGGTGGACCATCATGACTTACAAAACATATGATGTTATTTGATTGGGTATGTGAAACCATCATGCTATGAACTTCCACAAGTATCAAACATTAAAATGCCACTGGAAGGGAACTTACAGCCAACTAAGCATGCTACACAGCCACTTCTCAGGGAGGTGATCGGGATTTATACCAATTGGGAGCAGCCGCCATTTCTGACACTTGTCACAACAAACCCAATTTTCTTCTATAACTACAGGTGCTACTGCTGCAGGAGCTGCATTAGAATTTGGCCCATTTCCAGTTGGAGGAAGTGTATTGGTAGCTGCTTTTGGATACGCTCCTGATGTAGGTGGCTTCCAAATTTTCTTCCCACTTGATCTCTCCTTCAGTGCATTGTTTAATGCAGATGTGCTTTTTTCAACCATGTCAGATTCCTTCAACCTATCATCAGAAGGCATTTCCAATGAATCGATTCCATTCTCTTCCTGTTCTAAATTAATATCCCCAAAGAAATCTTTATATCTATCCTTCGGCTTTCCAAACTCCTTCCGCAATTTTATGTCTTCCAATTCACTTTTAGGTGTATAATTGTCAACAAGACTGCTTTTCTTATTCTTGTGGATCGACGAAGAACCAATCTTTCCAGAATTTGAAGAGCCAGCTTGGGTGCCATGATTTTGACTTCCCTTTGACTTCTTTTTTGCTCCAGAAGATGTGTGCTCCTTTCCAGAAGGTAATTTCACACTATCTTGTTCATAAGGTGTGGCTTTCTGACCAGCCTTCAGCTTTGGAGGCTCTATGAGTTCGGCGTTTAGCACTTTACCCTCTTTAGAGGCATTTGAGTCAGCTTTGATTGAATTATAAGTCTTTTCCCCTTTGCGATTGCCATCTTTCCTCAGGTAAACAGACGCATCATTAAGAGAATTTGCCTTTTTATCTTCCCAAACCTTCAAAGATGAACTAACCTTTCCATTTGGCTTGTCAACCCAACCAACCTCCTGGTTGGCTATTGGCTCCAAGAGTTCCTCTTGCACAGTATCAGAGAACAATTTGTCCCTGACTACACCCTTGTTAGATTCCCTCAATATGTCAGATGCTCTACCAGTACCTTTGGTTGAGTCACCAAATGCATTTGATAAAAGTGGAAGCTTCAGTGCATTAGAAACTAGCTCTTCGCAAGCCAAAACATCAAAGTCCATTTCCTTCTTCGGTATCACACCAACACCATTTTGACCTTCCTTGCTACTGCCATTCTTCATATCTACTGAAAAACTACTTTTCTCcactgattttgtttttttctctcctgACACTTTTCCATCACTCCTTACAGAATCAGATCCAAACATGACCAAACTTTCTCGGCTGCTCTTGTGGACAGGCCCAGATTTGGTGTCCCTGAAAAGCCTTTCCTTttcagtcaagtgaattagatCATCAGGAAGAGGTGATAGCAGCAGGTCCCCAAGCAATGGAAATGATGTCATGATCTGCACCaacaataaaaggaaaaaaaaggactaaataaataaaattaaaattaaaaattattttttaaaaaagaaaggaaaaagaaaaaaagaagtctGATTTCTTCAGGTCCATTTGGAACAAAAAGTATGAGAGAAGAAGAGATCAAGGAGATTTTCACCTGAAGAATACTAGTAGGAGATTCATCTGGGCCATCTTGAGGGTCACGAGACAGCTCATCACTTTCTGATAGACTGTTTTCCAATGATGAAGATGGAGATCCATCAAGGCCAAGACCACTGTAAATTTCTGCATTTTTCCGTGCAGACAAGTTATCGGAACCCACTTTAATTCGAACTTTCAATGTTTTCTGATCTGGCTGATTTGCAGACTTATTTGCTGATTCCCTGGAAGTGAATTCCTCAGCACGAGTAGATGCAATGTATGCATCTCGTTTGACTGAATCACTCATAGATGTTGCCTTTAAAGCAGGCAGCGCTCCAGCACTAGCAGAAGTAGCTCCAAGCTTCACCGATGAAGGTGCACTTGAAGAAACGGCAGAGCTATGACGGCCACCCTGTATGGCATCATAATTCAAAGTGCTCAAGCAAGCTAGAAATTACCAAATCAAGCAAATTCCAGTCATAAATTTCATCCTATATATGGAaagaacaaataataaaagcaaattAAGCACTGCATTTAAAAATATCTACCTCCACCAACAAATTATTTGGGGATCTGGGTGTGTTGCAGTTTTGAACCTTTGCTGGCGTCCTCGGCTGGGACCAAACAGGAGAACGCTGATAAGTAGGTAAAAATGAACCATACCCACCAAATTTTGCCCCTgccaaaatgaataaataatcaCTTTCACAGTCATAACTCCAGAACAATGTGGCTCTTCAAACTGTATAAGATCCTTATTTCTGTTGTCTTTGACTTACCCAAATTCTCTGCTGAGACGCCACCTTCAAAATCCTTTTGAAAGTGCCCCAGAACATCTTGGAGTTTCTCATCCTTCAATGattaaagaagaagaggaggaatAAGGAGAAGCACCAGAAGTAACATGTATACATAAGATATCCCACAAAAAATGAGggggaaaagagaaaagaaagagttGATAGCAAGAGGCATAACTTAAGCATTGTAAGATGCGGAAGTAAGTATTTCAGGGATGAGATAGACAAGTGGAGATACTCAGAAATGCTATTCAGTAATATTCAGTTGCAGTTATTTGAGGAAACGATTACACTTCAACAACACATTTTCTTGAATCTCAACTTCCATGTTTGAAAAGTTCCCAGCATGGTTTCTAAATAGTAGTATATAGATGTAGACTATCCTtacccttaaaaaataacacCGTAGATTCCACAATACCTCTTCAACCACAATACCTCTTCAATGTACGAGGGCGGAAGGAAAGTCACATCAAATCactaaaatctaaaatattcaAAACACCAACCACGCTGCACTAACAATTCACTATATTAAAAAACCACAACCAAGAAATTTGCAAACAATTTATTCACACTGTagccatttaatttttttccctaagaaattaccatttttctttGATTGGACAATTCTCTTAGGTTCTTTCCATTCTCTAAAAATAAGTCCAAGCAATGTTCCAATCAAATTGAGAAAATCATATGGACATATATACATTTGTAAATGCAACAAAAGCCAACTACTGAACGCGGTTTCCTCGCATATCTtctatttccttcaaaatcctTGAGATATGAATCAAACGATGGCTTAGTGTtcctaaaaaaatcaaagtgatGCTCACAATCCAATTGAATTTTATAGGTTGGATCTAAAACATATAATACAagtcaactaaaaaaaattcaagaaagcaaagacatttttaatcaaaattcgcaagaaattgaatcaaaatacaaaaagatcAAACTTTTTTCAAGTAAGGGCAATAGAAACCCTTACGATGTAAGAGAGAGCAACATCAGGGTCGATGCTcgcaccatcatcatcatcgccATCCTTATAATAATAAGCCTCACCTTCTTCAAGCTCGGCAGTGTCTTCCATCTCTCTTCCAACACCAAACCCTAGCCCTAACCCCTTCCTCCCATCCCTACTCCCCACCGaaatcatcaaaaaaaaatCCCACCTTTCAAACCCTCATACCCACTCCAGCTCTCCACAATCCCACATCACAACCCAAGAATCCCTCCGACCCATTTCTCAGAATCCAAAACCCACCAAGGAATTTTCCTCAACCGATCGAGATCGGACCCAATCACAAACCCCGTGGATATCACCAACCCCCAATAAACAACCCAAGGTAATCaaataattccaaatcaaaCTATATACCCGGATGATCGGCAATCATGACCGTTGGATTTGAAGACCATTCGGAAAAGGATCCTTTGATGCGATCTCCAGAGCTGGGAATTGATTAGCAGAGAGACTGGTTTTGTTGTGGTGAAGCAGCCGCgttttctctttccttctcttttaattttggagagagaaattttattttatttcttcattttctcttattttattttatttatttatcctgtttttgttttgtttatttatttatttatttattttattattattattattttagttttctaatcCACAACCCACATGGAAACATACCGATCCAAACGGAAGACAgagcaaaaatataattttgtatttttacagTTTTGACCCctgtattttctgttttttctgtAATGGCAAGTTTTGAAAGTCAAGGCAATAGCCAACCTCACGCCCCTCTTCAACATGTGGAAGACACGTTTCATCTCTTGGGTGGCCATAAAGTGCTTTTCCATGGTCACTTCTTTGCTTGTTTGGTAAggggattttaaaaaattttaaattatagatgatcaaacctttttaaatgtgagattgataatttaatattatttcaaatattataaatctttaattttcaaaaatgtttttagaaaacatatttttaaatgttctaTCAagcatgtttttgtttttcttttctcacgGACaataagaaaatggtttttaaattctttacaaataatttattgaagttTTGAATTTCAACCAATGAATAAAaccaaagcaaaaaaaattgaagtctcTAGTAATGTtcgaatatttattttttttcacacactcatttgtttttgaaatatattgtattaattcaTTAACAACTTAAAAGCAAGGTTTTCTCAATTTTGatgattataaaataagttttagaatTAATGGTTTTATCTTGAGTATGTTTAGGCAACCAAATTTTCATCAGGACAATTGtaaagacaaatcaagtaatgaaaaaaatctcaaaaaaaaaaattaattaaaacattatGATCTTTTTGTAAGGTTGTAGTTGTACTAGGTTTGTATTACATTgcattttttacttaaatacCTAAAGTCATGAAAgtgcaaaattattttcaattattttataaattgaatgacttcatatttttgttcaaaCTTTAAGtcaaactcttttaaaaattgtcttaaaatgttttaataaattacACATAAGTTGTTAGAGGTTTCATACCTCAAATAAGATGATTTAAGCACTTTACAATGCAAATGGTTATGGGTATGATGAAGCAGTTATGCTAGTTAGGCTTGACCAATTGAGGTGCCCTTTGCACCCTCTTACTTCTAGTGGTATACGTCTAGCTAATAGAAGTAGAACCTTAATCGATTGAGAACTATTTGCTCGATCGATTGAGGTCTAAAATCCAATAGTCACTTATTGTTGCATTTAATGCATAGTTATTGATCAATCAATCAAACTCAATCTATATCTCATGACTAATATGATTTTCCAACTCTTATTCAAATGCTCCAAACTTCTTATattgatatgaaaaatagttcACAATCTTCAGCGATTATTATTTGAGTATTAAGAGAGTGTTTTAGAGTGTACTTGTATTTTAAACTTGCATTTTCATCTTAGTgcattttaattataatttttctttataacaTTTGAACCTAAACTTGTACTGTGATTTTGTGAGTTCAGTTTTTCCATCTAATTGTAAAATTGTGAGGTGAGTTTAAGCGTGGGATACCActtgagagaaaataaaaataaaaataagtgagaCATTGTAAGACATCACTTAGGATTTGTCAAATATGAGGTATTATTTGAAAAGTTTAAGAGTAAAACATCTATTGAGGAAAATTTGAAGTGTCTCTTAAAACTGGTTAATTCAATTATAAATGTTGAAAGCTTGACCAGAAAGCATTGGTACGAGGAATctcaaacttaaaattaaagttaaaaaaaagtgGGTGTAGGTCGGATTGGATTAAACCACTATAAATTGAAGTTTGCAATTCCTCTccctaaaattatttatttattaaattaatataagtataaatatttaaacgtgaaaaatataatataagtaGAGAAAAATACAAGTATCATCACATATTGGAGGACCACGTGCCACAATAACCGATTAGCATAAAGTGTCTCCATTACGTAAAATACAAGTTCCAAAGACACTTGGCTGAAGCACTTTTGTGAGAATGGACGAGACGCTGACAGTGGGGTTCAACGCCGGGAGCGCGTGGATAGTGAAATTCTCCTACGCTGAAGGTGGGTGTCAGGTGACGGAATCCAGCGTGTTAAATCTTACCCgacatgttttcttttcttttttcttttttttttaaaatctgttttcaaaaatcaaaattttgtttataaaacaacaaaaacaaagcaagcaaaaatgtttttgaaaaacataatTTGGAAATGGGACAAAGGGAAGTTACCCCACTGCTTGGTAAAGTGAAGCTCTTCAAACATATTGAGTTGACGAGTTGACCCAGATACCCTCGTATTGACGAAATTGCCCCTTTGTATGTGTGGTTCTCGCCGGAGCAGCCGAAGCGGAGTGGATGGCATTTTTggtaaattacataaaatttgttttatttttttttatttaattttttatttaattatttttcgcCACCTTCAAAGTTTGGAATAATTCAGTGCATGTCCCCGTGTACGAAAAAACGTTCGCAAAATGCTGGCCTTTGTCATATCCCAAAATCACAACCGTCGAAATACATTGTTCGGCCATGATCATCAGACGTCGACATGGACCTTACTCCACTGGATCAGACCCCCCCATCTTTTTAATATTACTacaagttaattattttaattaaatttaataaaaatttcgCACATCCTTATCCAATACTCTTTGCTTTCCATGGACAAGCATTAATTTCAATGATGCAtataagaaaaaagagaaatgaaatggaataaagaaaattttctataatttttaaaataataatttaacatgGGAGCCAATTTTTTCATCACATCATCATTCCAAAATcttcaaaaacttattttaaatctttcaaatttatttatttattcaggTATAACCTCTTAGACTGTAactatttttaggaaaatcttttttaataaagatttttaaaaactattttttaatattttataaaataaatgtttgtATAAGAatgtgaaatattttaatttgttttatattttttaagaatatattttaaaaataaattttatatgtaatgttttatttttaattattttttatattcgtataattatttttttaaatagtttcaaaaaaaataaccGAAAAcaattactttttttaaataccttattttatgtttttaagaacaaaatatactttttatcttttgctttttaattatcaaacatatttaactaatttaaaaaacaaataccaaatAAAACCTTAATTACTTAAACTTAtgttaagagtgtgtttgagagtgattctaaaagacatttttaatatttataacactataaatttttataattttaagaattagaaagattaaaaatattttttagaatcactatcaaacgggtTCTGCatttaacaatgattttaagaagtgtttttagtttgtttaacacttaaaaatatttatcttcttagagtatgtttgataatgattttaggaaatgtttttagtatttttaatacttgagaggtaaaaaaaatttaagtgttaaaaattttaaaaacattttctaaaatcattgtcaaacgcactcttaaaGTACG includes:
- the LOC100254466 gene encoding cysteine-tryptophan domain-containing zinc finger protein 7 isoform X1; protein product: MISVGSRDGRKGLGLGFGVGREMEDTAELEEGEAYYYKDGDDDDGASIDPDVALSYIDEKLQDVLGHFQKDFEGGVSAENLGAKFGGYGSFLPTYQRSPVWSQPRTPAKVQNCNTPRSPNNLLVEGGRHSSAVSSSAPSSVKLGATSASAGALPALKATSMSDSVKRDAYIASTRAEEFTSRESANKSANQPDQKTLKVRIKVGSDNLSARKNAEIYSGLGLDGSPSSSLENSLSESDELSRDPQDGPDESPTSILQIMTSFPLLGDLLLSPLPDDLIHLTEKERLFRDTKSGPVHKSSRESLVMFGSDSVRSDGKVSGEKKTKSVEKSSFSVDMKNGSSKEGQNGVGVIPKKEMDFDVLACEELVSNALKLPLLSNAFGDSTKGTGRASDILRESNKGVVRDKLFSDTVQEELLEPIANQEVGWVDKPNGKVSSSLKVWEDKKANSLNDASVYLRKDGNRKGEKTYNSIKADSNASKEGKVLNAELIEPPKLKAGQKATPYEQDSVKLPSGKEHTSSGAKKKSKGSQNHGTQAGSSNSGKIGSSSIHKNKKSSLVDNYTPKSELEDIKLRKEFGKPKDRYKDFFGDINLEQEENGIDSLEMPSDDRLKESDMVEKSTSALNNALKERSSGKKIWKPPTSGAYPKAATNTLPPTGNGPNSNAAPAAVAPVVIEENWVCCDKCQKWRLLPIGINPDHLPEKWLCSMLSWLPGMNRCSISEEETTKALIALYQAPAPESQHNLQSRADSVVSGVTLAGIGHPEQNHQILGSNTMLSSGKRKHGSKEISNATNHDGPTQFSNSLRKNLQTSVKSRSLNDVNQSPLANELDFQHLSKSSDLALEKQRLKQKEKHKPLECYSDGGDTKNSKMKNKSGTDQDCVRASKKIKIEGMHSTDEDWTSDHGGTNGKVHLSSSNGLPANVVSNNHFKHSERTSSKDTKYEAKDNIQVTVRKPKEQVRVSSDDGSLNVGKYDSRDIVAKKRKVKECQDTEIYSSSLPSTGHHLEDSGAFVKEEFSESDHRKEKKARVSKSEGKEFIASKSSGRTDKKVSSMRTQQQGQDLGSVLSQRSLDGVDSLKRDLGSVQPSVAVAATSSSSKVSGSHKTKTNFQEVRGSPVESVSSSPLRISNPEKHTSVRRNLMGKDDSRDVGFFAMSPRRCSDGEDDGGSERSGAMRKNKIFTVTHRGSLDSSVLDFQERDFSHLSGSKVQVQPVPSPEFTNRHFLDAGADTLGQVPRYPSEPQASDRGRNEERKDNNHYRANGSRPKKSGKGSSSRSKDKNRSFKSTCDEDKIKISDSFNESQNHMPSYEEKPRDAKNKFQEKFGSKSDRVEKNPVSKKDSAGKFSTETSKKDNHAKFGGHDSHDVKVEATCGQDEMSTPKQDLLQECDGERTSKRILSEKTDRVEIVSGRGKLLPLPPSGAQNEMLAHGSRPTPGSHKGNGADNLSVDASEGDEALKVSKQIRKTDNQNGSLHTSSRHPTPNGHRIRDPDAPSPVRRDSSSQAATNAVKEAKDLKHLADRLKHSGSNLESMGFYFQAALKFLHGASLLESSNSENAKHEMIQSMQMYSSTAKLCEYCAHEYEKNKDMAAAALAYKCVEVAYMRVIYSSHNGANRDRHELQTALQMVPPGESPSSSASDVDNLNHPVAVDKVAFAKGVGSPQVAGNHVIAAQKRPNFVRLLSFANDVNSAMEASRKSRLAFAAANANLEETQHKEGISSIKQALDYNFHDVEGLLRLVRLAMEAISR
- the LOC100254466 gene encoding cysteine-tryptophan domain-containing zinc finger protein 3 isoform X2 — translated: MSDSVKRDAYIASTRAEEFTSRESANKSANQPDQKTLKVRIKVGSDNLSARKNAEIYSGLGLDGSPSSSLENSLSESDELSRDPQDGPDESPTSILQIMTSFPLLGDLLLSPLPDDLIHLTEKERLFRDTKSGPVHKSSRESLVMFGSDSVRSDGKVSGEKKTKSVEKSSFSVDMKNGSSKEGQNGVGVIPKKEMDFDVLACEELVSNALKLPLLSNAFGDSTKGTGRASDILRESNKGVVRDKLFSDTVQEELLEPIANQEVGWVDKPNGKVSSSLKVWEDKKANSLNDASVYLRKDGNRKGEKTYNSIKADSNASKEGKVLNAELIEPPKLKAGQKATPYEQDSVKLPSGKEHTSSGAKKKSKGSQNHGTQAGSSNSGKIGSSSIHKNKKSSLVDNYTPKSELEDIKLRKEFGKPKDRYKDFFGDINLEQEENGIDSLEMPSDDRLKESDMVEKSTSALNNALKERSSGKKIWKPPTSGAYPKAATNTLPPTGNGPNSNAAPAAVAPVVIEENWVCCDKCQKWRLLPIGINPDHLPEKWLCSMLSWLPGMNRCSISEEETTKALIALYQAPAPESQHNLQSRADSVVSGVTLAGIGHPEQNHQILGSNTMLSSGKRKHGSKEISNATNHDGPTQFSNSLRKNLQTSVKSRSLNDVNQSPLANELDFQHLSKSSDLALEKQRLKQKEKHKPLECYSDGGDTKNSKMKNKSGTDQDCVRASKKIKIEGMHSTDEDWTSDHGGTNGKVHLSSSNGLPANVVSNNHFKHSERTSSKDTKYEAKDNIQVTVRKPKEQVRVSSDDGSLNVGKYDSRDIVAKKRKVKECQDTEIYSSSLPSTGHHLEDSGAFVKEEFSESDHRKEKKARVSKSEGKEFIASKSSGRTDKKVSSMRTQQQGQDLGSVLSQRSLDGVDSLKRDLGSVQPSVAVAATSSSSKVSGSHKTKTNFQEVRGSPVESVSSSPLRISNPEKHTSVRRNLMGKDDSRDVGFFAMSPRRCSDGEDDGGSERSGAMRKNKIFTVTHRGSLDSSVLDFQERDFSHLSGSKVQVQPVPSPEFTNRHFLDAGADTLGQVPRYPSEPQASDRGRNEERKDNNHYRANGSRPKKSGKGSSSRSKDKNRSFKSTCDEDKIKISDSFNESQNHMPSYEEKPRDAKNKFQEKFGSKSDRVEKNPVSKKDSAGKFSTETSKKDNHAKFGGHDSHDVKVEATCGQDEMSTPKQDLLQECDGERTSKRILSEKTDRVEIVSGRGKLLPLPPSGAQNEMLAHGSRPTPGSHKGNGADNLSVDASEGDEALKVSKQIRKTDNQNGSLHTSSRHPTPNGHRIRDPDAPSPVRRDSSSQAATNAVKEAKDLKHLADRLKHSGSNLESMGFYFQAALKFLHGASLLESSNSENAKHEMIQSMQMYSSTAKLCEYCAHEYEKNKDMAAAALAYKCVEVAYMRVIYSSHNGANRDRHELQTALQMVPPGESPSSSASDVDNLNHPVAVDKVAFAKGVGSPQVAGNHVIAAQKRPNFVRLLSFANDVNSAMEASRKSRLAFAAANANLEETQHKEGISSIKQALDYNFHDVEGLLRLVRLAMEAISR